From Dromaius novaehollandiae isolate bDroNov1 chromosome 15, bDroNov1.hap1, whole genome shotgun sequence, a single genomic window includes:
- the SLC4A9 gene encoding anion exchange protein 4 produces the protein MRPEAPGQVDAALRVTDTRLQPGPEGSASSSSGVLCQALGCSIFTSSVSSAAERVSAILRQEEAGDRRCPLLFVQLNELLSSPAGLEWRETARWIKFEEKVEDGGDRWSAPHVTALPLHSLFELRMCLQKGTVLLDLDAHSFKEIIDKALSGQPEERALRPELKDRLAALLLGQPRHHATRSPLRTLAELGLSPCREKAKNRSEPRAQLSETPLKEQLKNKFKKKLPPGAEVASVLVGEVDFLEKPFIAFIRLKETVALGALTEVAFPSRFIFILLGPRAKAKAYHEVGRAMATLLTDELFQRIAQQSEHREDLIAGIDEFLDELTVLPPGKWDPSARIPPPNCLPSPHKRIAMHLREWKSICNRNTAAAEDRPGPGHPHFSEELERTGRLFGGLVRDIQRKAPWYWSDFSDALHIQCLSAVLYIYLATVTNAITFGGMLGDATANMQGVLESFLGTAFAGSIFCLFAGQPLTILSSTGPVLVFERLLFSFSEDYSLDYLEFRLWIGLWVAFFGLVLVATEASYLVQYFTRFTEEGFCALISLIFIYDSMKKMVSLADTYPINWQYRTEDVTLYNCICNLSSPGNVSAWNNTLLPSPVTLQEHPEAVILARLSKTQCLDQGGHLLGASCHYVPDVTLMSFLLFGGTFLCSTMIKRFKTSRYFPTMLRKMVSDFSIILAILIFCTIDAVLGLETPKLLVPSELKPTNPARGWIISPFGANPWWVCLLSVVPAVLVTILIFMDQQITAVILNRREYKLQKGAGFHLDLFCVSLLMIVTSVMGLPWYVSATVISLAHMESLKKESTTSAPGEQPKFLGIREQRLTGLVVFILTGVSVFMAPILKYIPMPVLYGVFLHMGVAALNSIQFTERVQLLLMPAKHQPDLIYLRHVPLRRVHLFTFIQMLCLAVLWVLKSTVAAIIFPVMLLALVGIRKGLECIFSLNDLSWLDSIMPETARRETEGKQEKEESDSEESDLMHHQGPEINISVN, from the exons ATGAGACCTGAAGCGCCCGGGCAGGTTGACGCAGCTCTCCGGGTGACAGACACCCGCTTGCAGCCTGGGCCGGAGGGGTCcgcaagcagcagctctggggtcCTTTGCCAGGCACTTGGCTGCAGTATCTTCACCTCGAGCGTCTCCTCAGCAGCTGAGCGAGTCAGTGCCATCCTGCGGCAGGAGGAGGCGGGCGACAGAAGATGCCCGCTGCTCTTCGTCCAGCTCAACGAGCTGCTCAGCAGCCCAGCGGGCCTGGAGTGGAGAGAGACAGCCAG GTGGATAAAGTTCGAGGAGAAGGTGGAGGATGGAGGGGACCGCTGGAGCGCACCCCACGTCACGGCCCTCCCCCTACACAGCCTCTTTGAGCTGAGGATGTGCCTACAGAAGGGGACAGTCCTCCTGGATCTGGATGCCCACAGTTTCAAGGAAATAATCG ACAAGGCACTTTCCGGGCAGCCCGAGGAGCGAGCTCTGCGGCCTGAGCTGAAGGATCGcctggcagccctgctgctcgGCCAGCCCCGGCACCATGCCACCAGATCTCCGCTGCGGACGCTTGCTGAGCTCGGCCTCTCCCCCTGCAGAG AGAAGGCCAAAAACCGGTCTGAGCCCAGAGCCCAGCTCTCAGAAACGCCTCTCAAGGAGCAG ctgaaaaacaaattcaAGAAGAAGCTCCCGCCAGGGGCTGAAGTAGCCAGTGTGCTCGTTGGTGAAGTTGACTTCCTGGAGAAGCCCTTTATCGCCTTCATTCGCCTCAAGGAGACGGTGGCCCTTGGTGCACTCACCGAAGTCGCTTTCCCTAGCAG gtTTATTTTCATCCTGCTGGGCCCACGAGCCAAAGCAAAAGCCTACCATGAGGTTGGAAGGGCCATGGCCACACTGCTAACAGATGAG CTCTTCCAAAGGATTGCCCAGCAGTCTGAGCACCGAGAAGACCTCATTGCAGGGATTGATGAATTCCTGGATGAGCTGACTGTGCTGCCTCCCGGGAAATGGGACCCCAGTGCCCGAATCCCTCCGCCAAACTGCCTGCCCTCTCCACACAAAAG GATTGCCATGCACCTGCGGGAGTGGAAATCTATCTGCAACAGGAACACAGCAGCTGCTGAGGACAGACCTGGCCCAGGGCACCCACATTTCAGTGAAGAGCTGGAGAGGACAGGAAG GCTCTTTGGAGGCCTGGTCAGAGACATCCAGAGGAAGGCACCTTGGTACTGGAGTGATTTTTCTGATGCCCTGCACATCCAGTGCCTCTCGGCGGTCCTGTACATCTACCTGGCAACGGTCACCAATGCTATCACCTTCGGGGGCATGCTTGGGGATGCGACTGCTAACATGCAG GGTGTGCTGGAGAGCTTTCTGGGCACTGCCTTTGCTGGATCCATCTTTTGCCTCTTTGCCGGCCAGCCTCTGACCATcctgagcagcactggccctgtGCTGGTCTTTGAGCgcctcctcttctccttcagtga GGATTACAGCCTGGACTACCTGGAGTTTCGTCTCTGGATTGGGCTCTGGGTGGCCTTTTTTGGCTTGGTCTTGGTCGCCACCGAAGCGAGCTACCTGGTGCAGTATTTCACCCGCTTCACCGAGGAAGGCTTCTGTGCCCTCATCAGCCTGATATTCATCTATGACTCCATGAAGAAGATGGTGAGCCTGGCAGACACCTACCCCATCAACTGGCAGTACAGGACTGAGGACGTCACCTTGTACAACTGCATCTGTAACTTGTCCAGCCCAG GCAATGTTTCAGCATGGAACAACACGCTGCTCCCTTCGCCCGTCACCCTGCAGGAG cacccagaggcTGTCATCCTAGCCAGGCTGAGCAAGACCCAGTGTTTGGACCAAGGAGGCCACCTCCTGGGAGCCAGCTGCCACTACGTGCCTGATGTCACTCTCATGTCCTTCCTCCTGTTTGGGGGCACCTTCCTGTGTTCCACAATGATCAAGCGCTTCAAGACCAGCCGCTACTTCCCCACGATG cttAGGAAGATGGTGAGCGACTTCTCCATCATTCTGGCCATCCTCATCTTCTGCACCATTGATGCGGTCCTTGGCCTGGAGACCCCCAAGCTCCTTGTCCCCAGTGAGCTGAAG CCCACAAACCCTGCACGGGGCTGGATCATCTCCCCCTTTGGAGCCAACCCCTGGTGGGTTTGTTTGCTGTCTGTGGTGCCTGCCGTCCTTGTCACCATCCTCATCTTCATGGACCAGCAGATCACGGCCGTCATCCTCAACCGCAGGGAGTACAAGCTGCAG AAAGGGGCAGGCTTTCACCTGGACCTCTTCTGTGTCTCCCTCCTCATGATTGTCACCTCTGTGATGGGCCTTCCTTGGTATGTGTCTGCCACGGTCATCTCACTGGCGCACATGGAGAGTCTCAAGAAGGAGAGTACAACGTCAGCTCCAGGCGAGCAGCCCAAGTTCCTGGGCATCAG GGAGCAGAGGCTGACCGGCTTGGTGGTCTTCATCCTGACAGGAGTGTCCGTGTTTATGGCACCCATTCTCAAG TATATCCCGATGCCAGTGCTGTACGGGGTCTTTCTGCACATGGGGGTGGCAGCTCTGAACAGCATCCAG TTCACAGAACGAGTGCAGCTGCTCCTGATGCCGGCCAAGCACCAGCCAGACCTCATCTACCTCCGCCATGTGCCTCTGCGTCGAGTGCATCTCTTCACCTTCATCCAAATGCTGTGCCTGGCTGTGCTCTGGGTCCTCAAGTCCACTGTAGCTGCTATTATTTTCCCAGTGATG CTGCTGGCCCTGGTGGGCATCCGTAAGGGGCTGGAGTGCATCTTCTCCCTGAACGACCTGAGTTGGCTGGACAGCATCATGCCAGAAACAGCCAGGAGGGAGACAGAGGGGaaacaggagaaggaggagagtgACAGTGAGGAG TCTGATCTGATGCATCACCAAGGACCAGAAATCAACATCTCTGTGAATTAG